The window GAAGAAGAGTCCGGCGGCGGTGGTTCATAAAGAAAAAACGGATTGTATACCTACTGGTACAATCCGTTTTTTTAATGCTTATTATGATAATTTATCGATAATTTTTTGAGCTGCCTCTAAATAAATTTTCCCAGTCGGATGGTCTTCTTCATAAACAGAGGGTGCAAAATCCTCACTTGTCCAATCAGGTTGTCCAAGCGGGATTTGACCTAATAATTCCGTGCGTAATTCGTCAGCAAGCTTTGGTCCGCCGCCTTGTCCAAATACGTATTCACGCTCACCTGATTTCGATTCATACCAAGCCATGTTTTCAATAACTCCTAGAATATCATGGTTTGTTTGTAAAGCCATGGCACCAGCTCGAGCTGCAACAAAGGCAGCTGTTGGATGAGGTGTTGTGACGATGATTTCTTTAGAAGAAGGGAGCATTTGATGAATATCTAAAGCAACATCCCCTGTACCTGGCGGCAAGTCTAAAAGTAAGAAGTCAATATCTCCCCATTCAACATCGCGGAAGAATTGGTCTAGTACCTTTCCAAGCATTGGTCCACGCCATACGATTGGAGCATTATTTTCTACAAAGAATCCCATTGAAATAACTTTTACCCCTTTACGCTCAACAGGGTAAATTCGTTCGTCTTTGACAACAGGCATATCTTGAATTCCCATCATGTCAGGAACACTAAATCCATAAATATCTGCGTCGATTAGCCCTACTTTTTTACCTAGTCTGCTAAGTGCTACAGCTAAATTAACCGAAACAGTTGATTTCCCAACACCACCTTTACCAGAAGCAATGGCCAAGAATTGCACTGTAGATAATGGAGACAATAAATCATGTACCTCTGATTCAGTAGCTTTGCCTCGGAATTGCTCCAAGTTTTCTTGAGATAGCTCTTCAAAACGAATCCCTACCGTGCTGGCCCCAGCTTCTTTTAATGCTTCTACAATTTTCATTTGTAATTGCATTTGCTCTGGCGTATTTGTTTTTGCTATCGCTACTTTTACACTGACATGATTTTTTTCTTCTTTAATGGATACGTTTATGATGCCATTTGTTTCAGCAAACGTTCTATGTAAAAAAGGATCTTGTAATTGTCCTAAAACCTCTCGGACCTGCTGTTCGTTTATCACTTGAAACACTCCCCTATTATTGTTTCTGATGTTAGTATAACATAGTGTAATTCTACTACTTATTTGAATTGCACTCCACTATAACTACTTGCCCAACAGCCGCTTAGTATAAGAAATGTTATCCGTAAAGTATCCATCTATGTTTAACTGTTTCATTTTTTCCTGCTGTTCTTCCATCGTCTCAGAATCATTGAAGAATACATGCACTTCTTTCCCTTGGCTATGCAGTGCATTAACGGCTTCAGCAGTTACATCTGTTGATTCCATACCAATCACAGGGAAATCTACTTCCAATGCTTTGTCTAATTCAAATTCTCCCTCTCTAAATAAAAGTGTCAAACGCAAATCAGGTGCTAAATCCGCCATTTTTTCTAAGCTTTCTACCGAGAAAGATTGAATGGCTACTTTTTCTTTATCCAATAAATTATAATCCGATAGCATTCTAACCAGGACTTCTTCCATAGCAGTTTCTCCGTAAACTAGTCGAGTCTCAATATAAAATTTTTGACTACCGCCAAAGGCTTGGAAAACTTCCCCTAAGGTCGGGATTTCTTCCATTGTAATTTCCCCATTATATAATCCTAGTGTGACACAGGATTTAATGTCCCTAAGAGTTAATTCACTCACCCTTCCAGTCCCATTTGTAGTTCTGTCAATGGTTTCGTCGTGCATGGCAATTAACACATTATCCTTTGTCATACGTAAATCAATTTCAATAGCGTCGACATTCTCCTCACTTGCAATTTTATAGGCTGTAATCGTGTTTTCGTTAAACTGATTGATCGCCCCACGATGGGCAAATATTTTGGGAGATGCTACAACTCCCGGCTTAGGTACTTCTTCTGCTTCCGGTTTACTTTTTCCAAGAAATCCGAAGAGACAAAGGAGCAACACGATTAATATCGTAAATAAAAAAATATCCCTTCTTTTGCTCATTCGTGATTTACACTCCCTTTTTTCATTTGTTTATTCTATGTAATTAGCGTTTTAGAATTTACTTTGCTTTTATCTTTTATTTTCTATATAGAAAAAGAATAAAACGAGAAAACCTCGCTTTATTCTCAACTCTACTTATTCACCGCGTGCGGCATTTGCTTTTTTAATTGCCTCATTGAACTGTTCCACAGCCGTATTATAGGCTTGATCTACTTCTCCACCATTATAAACTGTTTCTAGTGCAGTCTCCATGATTTTACGACCTTCTGGAAGCATATCCATTAAGGCACCTTGAGTCGCATACGACGATTTTGTATCTTGCAGCTGGTCAACTGTTACTTGTAATTGAGGTTTTTCTGCGTAAGCATCTTTTACAACCTGCTCATCATACGCAGCTGGGTTGATAGCAAAGTAACCTGTCCCGACATGCCACTGAGCTTGCACTTCTGGTGTCTGTAGGTATTTCATGAATTCCCAAGCGGCTTTTTTCTCTTCTTCAGGTTTACTATCGATCATCCAAAGGCTAGCACCACCAATGACAACACCTTGACGTTCCTTCGCTTCTGGATGTGGTAAGTAAGCAATTCCCACTTCAAATGGGGCATTATCGATTACATCTCTTGAACTTGCAGAAGATTGTAAGAACATCGCAACATCCCCTGCCAAGAATCCTGCAACCATGTTATCACCGTTTGTACCATAGTTTGCAAAAGTTCCATCATCAACCATTTGTTTTACCCAATTAAAGATTGATTTTCCTTCTTCTTCAGACCAACCGATTTCAGTAGGAGTATCTGAACGACCATTATCATTATTTAATAATAATGCCCCTTGGTTAGCTAATAGCTGTTCCCATAACCAACCATATGCTTGTAACGCAAAACCTTTCATATTTGGGTTAACTTCGGCAATCGCTTTATTGGCTTCAATAATTTCTTCAAATGTTTCTGGTGCAGCTTCTGGATCTAGTCCTGCAGCTTCAAAGGCTTCTTTATTGTAATACATAACTGGCGTTGAAGAGTTAAATGGCATTGAATAGAATGTTCCGTCCAACGAATAGTAATTCGTTATATTTTCTTCTAGTCCACTCATATCATATCCATCTGCATCGATAAATTCTTGGATTGGCGCGACTTGTCCACTGTTAATCATCGCTTTTGTGCCAATTTCAAAGGTTTGAATCATTGTTGGTGCACTATCACTACCGGCAACGGCATTGAATTTAGTTAAGGATTCGTCATAAGTTCCTTGATATTCTGCATTTACTTGAATTTCATCTTGTGAGCTATTGTATGATTCAACAATCGAGTTTAACGCTTCTTGACCGGCACCTCCCATAGAGTGCCAGAATGTAACGACCTGTTTTTCTTTTGGTTCAGAGTTTTCTGTTGTTTCACTTGCATTACCAGAATTTGTTTCTGCTTCTACTTCTGTTTCCGATGAACTTTCGCCTGAACTACATGCTGCTAATATAACAACAAGTAGCACCATTAAAGATGATAGTAAAAATTGTTTTTTCATTTTCCTACTCCTTCTTGGTTCATTTAATAATCTATATATTTATCCTTTTGTTTTCAAAAGGGATAAACCAGATAAAAGTGTTACTTTGGACTAAAAGCTAGTTGATGCTACTTTATAGCCCCTTCTGTCAAACCCTTTTGTAATTGTTTTTGTCCAAGGAACAACAAGATCAATGTCGGGATAATGACGATAATGGCACCTGACATAATTACTCCCCAGTCATTTAATTGCTCCTGAGTCTGTAATTGTTTTAAACCGATTTGCACTGTTCTAACTGTGTCGTTTGTCGTTGAAAGCAATGGCCATAGATACATATTCCATGAAGTTAAGAACCCATAGGCACCTAAAGTAACCAAACTCGTTTTGGCAACCGGCAGCACAACTTTTAAGTAGAATTTAAAATCTCCCATGCCAACAATTTGACTAGCTTCCCTTAACTCTTTTGGGATTTGCTTAAAGTTTTGACGAAGCAAAAATGTCCCAAAGGCTGTAGCGAAAAATGGAACAGTTAACCCCGGATATTTATCGATCCAATCTAGATCACGGATGATATGGAAATTTGGAATAATGGATGCTTCAAAAGGAACCATCATCGTGGCGATAAATAGAAAGAACAGAATATCCCTTCCCTTGAATTCTAAAAAAACAAAGGCATAGGCAGCTAAACTAGACAAAACCAATTGACCAATTGTTATGACTACCGAAACAACTAAACTATTAAATAAATATTTTAATAACGGGAATTGCTCGAAAGCTTTGACATAGTTATCGATTGATAGGGATTGTGGCAAACTCCCCGTCATAATATCCTTGTTATCCATGAAGCTCATGACAAATGCCATTAACGCTGGTGCGAACACGACAAGTGCCGAGATTGAAAGTAAACTATAAAATAGGATTTTTTTGCTGATTGGCATGGTCATTGATAATGAACCTTCCTTTCACCAAGCTTAAATTGAATAATCGTCATAATAAGGATGATGATAAATAAGACAATTGCTTGTGCACTAGCTGTACCAAATTGATAGTTTGAAAAGGCCTCACGATAAATCGAATAAACAATTAGATTTGTCGTGTTTTGAGGACCACCTTGAGTTAGAATATCGATTTGTCCAAACGTCTGAAAAGCATTAATAATGGTTACTGTAATCACGAAAAACAGTGTAGGGGACAGCATCGGAATTGTAATCCTTCTTAATTTATAAAAATAGCCTGCTCCATCAATATCTGCACTTTCATATAAATAAGAATCAATGGATTGTAAGCCACCAAGCAACACTAAAAAGGTAAATCCTAGGTTCATCCATATAGTTGTCACTGCAACTGCAATTAGAGCCCAGTTCGGGTCTGTTAACCAACCGATCGATTCGAAGCCTATTAACTTTAGAAGTTGATTTAAAAATCCGATTGATGGATGGAACATGTATAGCCAAAACACCGAAGCAGCAGCTACTGAAATTCCCATCGTTGATGAAAAAATAGTTCGAAAAAAGCCAATACCTTTTAGCTTTTCATTCGCTAATACTGCTAATAAAAGCGCGATGATTATTGTTGTTGGTACAGTATAGAGAACAAAGAGAAAAGTTGACTTCATGCTTTGATGAAATATAGGTGAAGTGAACATTTCGATATAATTTTGTAACCCGACAAAGACTGTTGTTTCACCTCGAGCATTTGTTAAGAAGAAGCTTAAGTACATTGTTTTAAATAAGGGATAGAATAAAAATGCTCCAAATAACACAATAGAAGGTAGAAGGAACAGCATTCCCTTTGTAAAACTCTTCACTCGTTGCTTCTTTTTCACATTTTCAAAATTAATCTCATGGATTCCTGTGGACGACGCAGAAACTGGATTAGTCATACTCATCTTTTCACAACCTCTTGTTTGTGAGTGAATGTTGCTTCTTGAATTAAGCTTCCAGTGTCAGCATCAAAGAAACACATGTTTTCTACAGATATATGTACCGGCACTTTATCT is drawn from Lysinibacillus sp. SGAir0095 and contains these coding sequences:
- a CDS encoding Mrp/NBP35 family ATP-binding protein — protein: MINEQQVREVLGQLQDPFLHRTFAETNGIINVSIKEEKNHVSVKVAIAKTNTPEQMQLQMKIVEALKEAGASTVGIRFEELSQENLEQFRGKATESEVHDLLSPLSTVQFLAIASGKGGVGKSTVSVNLAVALSRLGKKVGLIDADIYGFSVPDMMGIQDMPVVKDERIYPVERKGVKVISMGFFVENNAPIVWRGPMLGKVLDQFFRDVEWGDIDFLLLDLPPGTGDVALDIHQMLPSSKEIIVTTPHPTAAFVAARAGAMALQTNHDILGVIENMAWYESKSGEREYVFGQGGGPKLADELRTELLGQIPLGQPDWTSEDFAPSVYEEDHPTGKIYLEAAQKIIDKLS
- a CDS encoding glycerophosphodiester phosphodiesterase family protein, whose product is MSKRRDIFLFTILIVLLLCLFGFLGKSKPEAEEVPKPGVVASPKIFAHRGAINQFNENTITAYKIASEENVDAIEIDLRMTKDNVLIAMHDETIDRTTNGTGRVSELTLRDIKSCVTLGLYNGEITMEEIPTLGEVFQAFGGSQKFYIETRLVYGETAMEEVLVRMLSDYNLLDKEKVAIQSFSVESLEKMADLAPDLRLTLLFREGEFELDKALEVDFPVIGMESTDVTAEAVNALHSQGKEVHVFFNDSETMEEQQEKMKQLNIDGYFTDNISYTKRLLGK
- a CDS encoding ABC transporter substrate-binding protein, which translates into the protein MKKQFLLSSLMVLLVVILAACSSGESSSETEVEAETNSGNASETTENSEPKEKQVVTFWHSMGGAGQEALNSIVESYNSSQDEIQVNAEYQGTYDESLTKFNAVAGSDSAPTMIQTFEIGTKAMINSGQVAPIQEFIDADGYDMSGLEENITNYYSLDGTFYSMPFNSSTPVMYYNKEAFEAAGLDPEAAPETFEEIIEANKAIAEVNPNMKGFALQAYGWLWEQLLANQGALLLNNDNGRSDTPTEIGWSEEEGKSIFNWVKQMVDDGTFANYGTNGDNMVAGFLAGDVAMFLQSSASSRDVIDNAPFEVGIAYLPHPEAKERQGVVIGGASLWMIDSKPEEEKKAAWEFMKYLQTPEVQAQWHVGTGYFAINPAAYDEQVVKDAYAEKPQLQVTVDQLQDTKSSYATQGALMDMLPEGRKIMETALETVYNGGEVDQAYNTAVEQFNEAIKKANAARGE
- a CDS encoding carbohydrate ABC transporter permease, producing the protein MTMPISKKILFYSLLSISALVVFAPALMAFVMSFMDNKDIMTGSLPQSLSIDNYVKAFEQFPLLKYLFNSLVVSVVITIGQLVLSSLAAYAFVFLEFKGRDILFFLFIATMMVPFEASIIPNFHIIRDLDWIDKYPGLTVPFFATAFGTFLLRQNFKQIPKELREASQIVGMGDFKFYLKVVLPVAKTSLVTLGAYGFLTSWNMYLWPLLSTTNDTVRTVQIGLKQLQTQEQLNDWGVIMSGAIIVIIPTLILLFLGQKQLQKGLTEGAIK
- a CDS encoding carbohydrate ABC transporter permease, with protein sequence MTNPVSASSTGIHEINFENVKKKQRVKSFTKGMLFLLPSIVLFGAFLFYPLFKTMYLSFFLTNARGETTVFVGLQNYIEMFTSPIFHQSMKSTFLFVLYTVPTTIIIALLLAVLANEKLKGIGFFRTIFSSTMGISVAAASVFWLYMFHPSIGFLNQLLKLIGFESIGWLTDPNWALIAVAVTTIWMNLGFTFLVLLGGLQSIDSYLYESADIDGAGYFYKLRRITIPMLSPTLFFVITVTIINAFQTFGQIDILTQGGPQNTTNLIVYSIYREAFSNYQFGTASAQAIVLFIIILIMTIIQFKLGERKVHYQ